Within Desulfatiglans sp., the genomic segment AAGCGAATGGAGATGCGTAACAGAAAAGGACCCAGAACAGCGCCTGATATAAAAGGTAATTTTGATTTGATGCTTTGTATGGGGACGAGCTGCATCTCATCCGGAGCAAAAGAATTCCTGGCAGAACTTAAGGTAGCCATAAATAAATATAAACTGGATGAGAAGGTTAAAATTACCTGTGGAAAATGTTCTGAATTTTCTCTCCCTGAACACAGGAACAGGGTTGAAGTATTAGAAACCGGGTGTAACGGGTTCTGTGCCTCAGGTCCAATTATGGCTGTCTACCCTGGTGGTTATTTTTATCAGAAATTAAAGCCGGAAGATGCTGAAACAATAGTGAAGGGGCATTTAGTTGATGGAAAACCGGTTGAATCTCTTATGTATAAAGATGTCAAGAATGGAAAGGCTATTCCCTATTTAATGGATATTCTTTTTTTTGCCAAACAGCATTTGCTGGTTTTACGCAATAAAGGTTTGATAGCAGCAGAGAGCATTGAGGAATATATCGGCACAGGAGGATACTCTGCCCTGTGCAAGGCGCTCACTAAAATGACCCCTGAAGAAATAATTAAAGAGGTAAAGGACTCCGGTCTTCGCGGCAGGGGTGGTGGAGGCTTCCCAACAGGTGTGAAATGGGAGTTGTGCAGAAAAGCACCCGGAGATAAAAAATACATAATTTGTAATGCTGATGAGGGTGACCCAGGGGCCTTCATGGACCGCAGTCTTCTGGAATCTGATCCCCATGCAGTTGTCGAGGGCATGATTTTGGGCGGGCTGGCAATTGGAGCTGATGAGGGCTATATATACTGCCGGGCCGAATACCCTCTTGCATTAAAACGAGTTGAAAAGGCAATAGTTGACTGCCGTTCAGCCGGATTACTTGGCAAAAATATTATTGGTGCCAACTTTTCCTTTGATATTCGCATATCACAGGGTTCAGGGGCCTTTGTTTGCGGTGAGGAAACAGCGCTTATGCACTCCATAGAGGGGAAAAGGGGTGAGCCGCGCCCCCGCCCGCCATTTCCTGCACAGGCCGGGTTATGGGGAAAGCCCACTGCATTAAATAATGTAGAAACATTTGGGGCCATACCCTACATAATAAGAGAAGGGGCAAAGGCATTCCGCTCTGTGGGCCTTGATACCTCTCCAGGCACCAAGATATTTGCATTAACCGGAAACCTTCAGAACATAGGCCTTATTGAGGTGCCCATTGGAACTACCCTTGGAGAGGTAATATATGATATCGGCGGAGGCATACCGGACGGAAGGGAATTCAAGGCTGCTCAGCTTGGTGGTCCATCTGGAGGCTGTATTCCCAGAAAGAATTTAAGTGTGGCCCTGGATTATGAATCCCTTAAGGATCTGGGCGCCATTATGGGTTCAGGCGGTCTGGTTGTAATGAATGACAACACCTGTATGGTGGATGTTGCCAGATTTTTTCTGGAATTTACCCAGGAGGAGTCATGCGGAAAGTGTGTCCCATGCCGTGTGGGCACAAAGCGCATGCTTGAAATACTTGAAAGAATATGCAGGGGGGAAGGGGT encodes:
- a CDS encoding hydrogenase, producing the protein MRNRKGPRTAPDIKGNFDLMLCMGTSCISSGAKEFLAELKVAINKYKLDEKVKITCGKCSEFSLPEHRNRVEVLETGCNGFCASGPIMAVYPGGYFYQKLKPEDAETIVKGHLVDGKPVESLMYKDVKNGKAIPYLMDILFFAKQHLLVLRNKGLIAAESIEEYIGTGGYSALCKALTKMTPEEIIKEVKDSGLRGRGGGGFPTGVKWELCRKAPGDKKYIICNADEGDPGAFMDRSLLESDPHAVVEGMILGGLAIGADEGYIYCRAEYPLALKRVEKAIVDCRSAGLLGKNIIGANFSFDIRISQGSGAFVCGEETALMHSIEGKRGEPRPRPPFPAQAGLWGKPTALNNVETFGAIPYIIREGAKAFRSVGLDTSPGTKIFALTGNLQNIGLIEVPIGTTLGEVIYDIGGGIPDGREFKAAQLGGPSGGCIPRKNLSVALDYESLKDLGAIMGSGGLVVMNDNTCMVDVARFFLEFTQEESCGKCVPCRVGTKRMLEILERICRGEGVEGDVERLISLGEQIKETSLCGLGQTAPNPVLSTIRHFRHEYDDHIRLKHCEAGVCAKLVRAPCQSGCPAHVDVPGFVSLIGEKRYAEALKLHRERNPFAAVCARVCFHTCEDKCRRQTLDAAVAIRGVKRFMVDQEITIQVPEVVENEKNA